In Arachis stenosperma cultivar V10309 chromosome 1, arast.V10309.gnm1.PFL2, whole genome shotgun sequence, one DNA window encodes the following:
- the LOC130966827 gene encoding vacuolar protein sorting 38 isoform X3 → MRQKLESKKLMVENMSVRSRLAKEDACRQEEQLGGAVQSLLVAGGALSVASRNLQESSRALSEEKGYVCLRNSQKMLKMRQQHMASQISMLYPVKITVGPAQEQVELEAYPSGSLSGTPAGLKPVNQGSLTIQGLHLTMLSFKMSFFTDKKEIQRSATALGYVAHAVSLVASYLRVPLRYPLRLGGSHSYIIDNAPSIEPTSSESTSNAMTSANTKHVEFPLFLEGQETTRAAYAVFLLNKDLEQLLNFIGAKSLGPRHILANLRELFRTIQSKAFIENLI, encoded by the exons ATGCGGCAGAAATTggaatcaaagaaattgatggTGGAGAATATGTCTGTGCGATCTAGGCTGGCAAAGGAGGATGCTTGCAGGCAAGAAGAGCAGCTTGGTGGTGCAGTCCAATCGCTGTTGGTGGCAGGAGGTGCTCTTTCCGTGGCTAGCAGAAATCTTCAG GAGTCAAGTCGGGCACTGTCTGAAGAAAAAGGCTATGTTTGTCTAAGAAATTCACAGAAGATGCTAAAAATGAGGCAACAACATATGGCATCTCAAATTTCAATGCTATATCCTGTGAAGATCACTGTTGGACCAGCACAAGAGCAAGTTGAGCTTGAAGCATATCCTTCAGGTAGCCTATCAG GAACTCCTGCTGGACTTAAACCAGTTAATCAAGGATCGTTGACAATTCAGGGCCTGCATTTGACAATGCTATCTTTTAAGATGAGCTTTTTCACCGATAAGAAAGAAATTCAAAGGTCTGCTACTGCCCTAGGATATGTTGCACAT GCTGTTTCACTTGTAGCCTCATACTTGCGAGTACCTTTGCGTTATCCGTTACGATTGGGGGGTTCTCATTCATATATCATTGACAATGCTCCTTCCATAGAGCCAACGTCATCTGAATCTACATCAAATGCAATGACTTCTGCAAACACCAAGCATGTGGAATTCCCCCTTTTTTTAGAAGGTCAAGAAACAACAAGAGCGGCTTATGCTGTATTCTTGTTAAATAAG GATTTAGAGCAGCTTTTGAATTTCATTGGTGCAAAGAGTTTGGGACCACGCCATATATTGGCTAATTTGAGGGAGCTTTTTAGGACTATCCAGTCTAAAGCTTTCATAGAGAACTTGATCTAG
- the LOC130966827 gene encoding vacuolar protein sorting 38 isoform X2: MEPNQNISLLTTTIDPEDLRVIEWEDFESELARLSSLSSALNEAKEKKRRLHQKLHDLIQVNAESLGRVNELEEMRQKLESKKLMVENMSVRSRLAKEDACRQEEQLGGAVQSLLVAGGALSVASRNLQESSRALSEEKGYVCLRNSQKMLKMRQQHMASQISMLYPVKITVGPAQEQVELEAYPSGTPAGLKPVNQGSLTIQGLHLTMLSFKMSFFTDKKEIQRSATALGYVAHAVSLVASYLRVPLRYPLRLGGSHSYIIDNAPSIEPTSSESTSNAMTSANTKHVEFPLFLEGQETTRAAYAVFLLNKDLEQLLNFIGAKSLGPRHILANLRELFRTIQSKAFIENLI, translated from the exons ATGGAACCAAACCAGAACATCTCGTTGCTGACGACGACGATCGATCCAGAAGATTTGAGAGTGATTGAGTGGGAGGATTTCGAGAGCGAGCTTGCGAGGTTGTCGAGTCTCTCTTCTGCGCTCAATGAAGCCAAGGAGAAGAAGCGTCGTCTTCATCAGAAGCTCCATGACCTCATCCAG GTCAATGCTGAATCATTGGGCCGTGTAAATGAACTTGAAGAAATGCGGCAGAAATTggaatcaaagaaattgatggTGGAGAATATGTCTGTGCGATCTAGGCTGGCAAAGGAGGATGCTTGCAGGCAAGAAGAGCAGCTTGGTGGTGCAGTCCAATCGCTGTTGGTGGCAGGAGGTGCTCTTTCCGTGGCTAGCAGAAATCTTCAG GAGTCAAGTCGGGCACTGTCTGAAGAAAAAGGCTATGTTTGTCTAAGAAATTCACAGAAGATGCTAAAAATGAGGCAACAACATATGGCATCTCAAATTTCAATGCTATATCCTGTGAAGATCACTGTTGGACCAGCACAAGAGCAAGTTGAGCTTGAAGCATATCCTTCAG GAACTCCTGCTGGACTTAAACCAGTTAATCAAGGATCGTTGACAATTCAGGGCCTGCATTTGACAATGCTATCTTTTAAGATGAGCTTTTTCACCGATAAGAAAGAAATTCAAAGGTCTGCTACTGCCCTAGGATATGTTGCACAT GCTGTTTCACTTGTAGCCTCATACTTGCGAGTACCTTTGCGTTATCCGTTACGATTGGGGGGTTCTCATTCATATATCATTGACAATGCTCCTTCCATAGAGCCAACGTCATCTGAATCTACATCAAATGCAATGACTTCTGCAAACACCAAGCATGTGGAATTCCCCCTTTTTTTAGAAGGTCAAGAAACAACAAGAGCGGCTTATGCTGTATTCTTGTTAAATAAG GATTTAGAGCAGCTTTTGAATTTCATTGGTGCAAAGAGTTTGGGACCACGCCATATATTGGCTAATTTGAGGGAGCTTTTTAGGACTATCCAGTCTAAAGCTTTCATAGAGAACTTGATCTAG
- the LOC130966827 gene encoding vacuolar protein sorting 38 isoform X1, giving the protein MEPNQNISLLTTTIDPEDLRVIEWEDFESELARLSSLSSALNEAKEKKRRLHQKLHDLIQVNAESLGRVNELEEMRQKLESKKLMVENMSVRSRLAKEDACRQEEQLGGAVQSLLVAGGALSVASRNLQESSRALSEEKGYVCLRNSQKMLKMRQQHMASQISMLYPVKITVGPAQEQVELEAYPSGSLSGTPAGLKPVNQGSLTIQGLHLTMLSFKMSFFTDKKEIQRSATALGYVAHAVSLVASYLRVPLRYPLRLGGSHSYIIDNAPSIEPTSSESTSNAMTSANTKHVEFPLFLEGQETTRAAYAVFLLNKDLEQLLNFIGAKSLGPRHILANLRELFRTIQSKAFIENLI; this is encoded by the exons ATGGAACCAAACCAGAACATCTCGTTGCTGACGACGACGATCGATCCAGAAGATTTGAGAGTGATTGAGTGGGAGGATTTCGAGAGCGAGCTTGCGAGGTTGTCGAGTCTCTCTTCTGCGCTCAATGAAGCCAAGGAGAAGAAGCGTCGTCTTCATCAGAAGCTCCATGACCTCATCCAG GTCAATGCTGAATCATTGGGCCGTGTAAATGAACTTGAAGAAATGCGGCAGAAATTggaatcaaagaaattgatggTGGAGAATATGTCTGTGCGATCTAGGCTGGCAAAGGAGGATGCTTGCAGGCAAGAAGAGCAGCTTGGTGGTGCAGTCCAATCGCTGTTGGTGGCAGGAGGTGCTCTTTCCGTGGCTAGCAGAAATCTTCAG GAGTCAAGTCGGGCACTGTCTGAAGAAAAAGGCTATGTTTGTCTAAGAAATTCACAGAAGATGCTAAAAATGAGGCAACAACATATGGCATCTCAAATTTCAATGCTATATCCTGTGAAGATCACTGTTGGACCAGCACAAGAGCAAGTTGAGCTTGAAGCATATCCTTCAGGTAGCCTATCAG GAACTCCTGCTGGACTTAAACCAGTTAATCAAGGATCGTTGACAATTCAGGGCCTGCATTTGACAATGCTATCTTTTAAGATGAGCTTTTTCACCGATAAGAAAGAAATTCAAAGGTCTGCTACTGCCCTAGGATATGTTGCACAT GCTGTTTCACTTGTAGCCTCATACTTGCGAGTACCTTTGCGTTATCCGTTACGATTGGGGGGTTCTCATTCATATATCATTGACAATGCTCCTTCCATAGAGCCAACGTCATCTGAATCTACATCAAATGCAATGACTTCTGCAAACACCAAGCATGTGGAATTCCCCCTTTTTTTAGAAGGTCAAGAAACAACAAGAGCGGCTTATGCTGTATTCTTGTTAAATAAG GATTTAGAGCAGCTTTTGAATTTCATTGGTGCAAAGAGTTTGGGACCACGCCATATATTGGCTAATTTGAGGGAGCTTTTTAGGACTATCCAGTCTAAAGCTTTCATAGAGAACTTGATCTAG
- the LOC130966863 gene encoding endochitinase-like, producing MGYTKLPYLITLAFLLVVLGRTTRAQQCGSQANGALCQDNLCCSQYGYCGNTNEYCGNGCQSQCGGGTSNGGDVSSIITSAIFDQMLKYRNDPRCKGNGFYTYDAFLTAAGSFSAFGTTGDDATKRRELAAFFGQTSHETTGGWASAPDGPYAWGYCFINENNQDADYCTPSTQWPCAPGKKYYGRGPIQLTHNYNYGPAGNAIGSDLLNNPDLVATDPVISFKTAIWFWMTPQGNKPSCHNVITGGWTPSSTDTAAGRVPGYGVITNIINGGLECGHGPDSRVEDRIGFYSRYCSLLGVSTGNNLDCNNQSPF from the exons ATGGGTTACACCAAATTGCCCTATCTTATAACATTAGCTTTCTTATTAGTAGTGCTTGGTAGAACCACAAGAGCACAACAATGTGGTTCACAAGCAAATGGAGCATTGTGCCAAGACAACTTATGTTGTAGCCAATATGGTTATTGTGGTAACACAAATGAATACTGTGGTAACGGTTGCCAAAGTCAATGTGGTGGTGGTACTTCTAATGGTGGTGATGTTAGTAGTATCATTACTTCCGCCATATTTGATCAAATGCTTAAGTACAGAAATGATCCACGGTGTAAGGGTAACGGATTCTACACTTATGATGCATTTCTTACCGCCGCTGGCTCTTTCTCCGCCTTCGGCACCACCGGTGATGATGCCACCAAGAGGAGGGAGCTTGCTGCCTTTTTTGGTCAAACTTCCCATGAAACCACAG gaggATGGGCAAGTGCACCAGATGGTCCATATGCTTGGGGGTATTGCTTTATCAATGAAAATAACCAGGACGCAGATTATTGTACACCCTCTACACAATGGCCATGTGCTCCTGGCAAAAAATACTATGGAAGAGGACCAATTCAACTTACTCA CAATTACAATTACGGGCCAGCGGGTAATGCTATAGGATCAGATCTTCTAAACAATCCTGATCTAGTAGCAACTGATCCAGTTATTTCATTTAAGACAGCCATATGGTTTTGGATGACACCACAAGGAAATAAGCCATCATGTCATAATGTCATTACCGGAGGATGGACGCCGTCTTCTACCGATACAGCCGCCGGCCGAGTCCCCGGATATGGTGTCATCACCAACATAATCAATGGTGGCCTTGAATGCGGACACGGGCCAGATTCTCGGGTCGAAGATCGAATCGGGTTTTATAGTAGGTATTGCTCACTGTTGGGAGTTAGCACTGGAAATAATTTGGATTGCAACAATCAAAGTCCATTTTAG